One Misgurnus anguillicaudatus chromosome 5, ASM2758022v2, whole genome shotgun sequence genomic window, TCAATATGCTACTGCTGCTCTGGGCGTGGGCCTCATTGCTTTAGGGATTGTTATGCTTGTGTGGAGTGTGGTGCCTTCTGGGTCAGGAGGTAACAGCTCCAATTCGGGATTGGAGCCCGGTCATATTCGGGACACCTCATCTGTGGCCTTCGTGCTGGCGGGAGGAGGAGTCGCTCTGCTGCTGCTTTCCGTGTGCCTGAGTGTACGGAACAAACAGCGAGCAGCCAGGGAACTGCAAGCCAGCAACGCACACGCAAACCAACAGGAGGGGGCAAGGTGAGTAAATTTTTAAATACACACGTGCGGGCGTATGCAGAGACAGtcttaacatttacatttatgcatttggtgcATTTTATGCAAGGAATAGATTTTAACAGCATGTGTGTTCCTGGGAATGCTGTGCTCTACAAATTAAGCTAAACGTTTATTGcttgtatgcattttaaatgtgttttgtttttttgtatcTGTATGTATAGGTTGGAACAGTTAGCTCAGGGTTTCATGGTCCCCACTTATGAGGAGGTGGTTGGGAGTGGCCAGTACCCCATCAGTCAATCCTCCGGGCGGAACAACAGCACCACCCAGCTGCCGGCTTATGAGGAACTAGTAGAAAATCAACAGGTCATGGAGGAAGTTTCCAGCCCAGCACGAAGGCACTCATCCCAAACCGAGCCCAGCAATGGGGCAGGAGGACGCAGAAAAAGCCGTCCTGGTCGCAATCTGATTCCCCTTAAGATCAGACGGATCAAATCTGAGAATATGAGAAGGAAAAGCTTAAGCGATGCCCCGCAGAGCTTTGTTTTCACCATCGAACCCCTCACACCACCCCCACAGTATGACGATAAATCAATGCCCATACCTCCAGACACATAACAGTGAGTGTTTACACTAACACTGGGGTGTGAAAGTGCGTGGTGAAGTGTCTACCTCCTTTATGAAATGCTCCAATGCTGAATTTTTTGATTGCATGTTACTCTTCTAGAGACGAGGGACAAAGGAACGCAAAGGATCATGGGAAAGTAGTTTGTAAACGGTAACGTTATTATGGGAAGGCAATACAGGGCATCCTTCCCATTCTGGTTGTACACTTTCCAGCTGTTGATCATGAGAAAGCCGGTCGAAAGAGCAGCTGACTCGaactggatttaaaaaaaaaagtttactgATCATCTGGTGGTCCTTCCATTAAACTTGAATTTGAGCAACTAAGCTCTTTGGACCTTTTTTCATAGGACGTCCACAAACATTTTCACTAAACTGACACTAGACTGTAAACTGTGAGTCACTTTAGCACTGTTGCGTTGTTGCACTAAagtctgtgtgtttttgtgtgtgtgttgtataaTGTAGGGCTGTTGAGCATGAGTGCACAtgatttttgtacattttgttttataaatgtagCTACTTTTTTATGTTAACCTTAACTTTGTTTTTGTGCAAGTGGGATTGTACTTAATCCTGGCCTTGTTGTCAGTGTGACAGACTGTGAGATCATCCGTGTGTATGTCTTACGACACAGAGACGCTCTTTGACCCTGCAGCTGTTTGTTATATCACCCTTACAAGCACACATACAACACAGAGCATTTCTTGTCTCATTCTTTT contains:
- the tmem51a gene encoding transmembrane protein 51a codes for the protein MVRFGSMSYSDQTPPSSRRTSGTNSGAQYATAALGVGLIALGIVMLVWSVVPSGSGGNSSNSGLEPGHIRDTSSVAFVLAGGGVALLLLSVCLSVRNKQRAARELQASNAHANQQEGARLEQLAQGFMVPTYEEVVGSGQYPISQSSGRNNSTTQLPAYEELVENQQVMEEVSSPARRHSSQTEPSNGAGGRRKSRPGRNLIPLKIRRIKSENMRRKSLSDAPQSFVFTIEPLTPPPQYDDKSMPIPPDT